One Pseudonocardia abyssalis DNA segment encodes these proteins:
- a CDS encoding DUF389 domain-containing protein, which yields MQHLRVISPVETTAAVRDLLLAEPGATHLTVLTGAAVQPAGDVVEADVTREAVDAVLDGLCALGVDRVGGVTLETIDTTLSDAADTAEEVVPGDPQDAVIWDEVVARTGEDSRLSVSFQAFLTVACLLAAIGAITNSPVTVVGAMVLGPEFGPLAAVAVGIVLRRRDLVRRGALALAVGFPLAMAVTAVATVLFDYVGLLDATTLDALDQVDFIYQVGWFSLIVALLAGAAGMLALTSAKSASLVGVFISVTTVPAAAFASVALVEGRFAEAAGSALQLVVNIVGIVLAAIAVLLASRTSAARRRGTRRLSTG from the coding sequence GTGCAGCACCTGCGGGTCATCTCCCCGGTGGAGACGACGGCCGCCGTCCGGGACCTGCTGCTCGCCGAGCCCGGCGCCACGCACCTCACGGTGCTGACGGGAGCGGCGGTCCAGCCGGCCGGTGACGTCGTCGAGGCCGACGTCACCCGCGAGGCCGTCGACGCCGTGCTCGACGGCCTGTGCGCGCTCGGTGTCGACCGCGTCGGTGGCGTCACGCTGGAGACGATCGACACCACACTGTCCGACGCGGCCGACACCGCCGAGGAGGTGGTGCCCGGCGACCCGCAGGACGCCGTCATCTGGGACGAGGTGGTGGCCCGCACCGGCGAGGACTCGCGGCTGTCGGTGAGCTTCCAGGCGTTCCTCACCGTCGCCTGCCTGCTCGCCGCGATCGGCGCGATCACCAACTCGCCGGTCACGGTCGTCGGCGCGATGGTGCTCGGCCCGGAGTTCGGGCCGCTGGCCGCCGTGGCGGTCGGGATCGTGCTGCGCCGCCGTGATCTCGTGCGCCGGGGCGCACTGGCGCTGGCCGTCGGCTTCCCGCTCGCGATGGCCGTCACCGCCGTCGCCACCGTCCTGTTCGACTACGTCGGGCTGCTCGACGCCACCACCCTCGACGCGCTGGACCAGGTCGACTTCATCTACCAGGTCGGCTGGTTCTCCCTCATCGTCGCGCTGCTGGCCGGGGCGGCCGGCATGCTCGCCCTGACCTCGGCGAAGTCGGCGTCGCTGGTCGGGGTGTTCATCTCGGTCACGACCGTGCCCGCGGCGGCGTTCGCGAGCGTCGCGCTGGTGGAGGGCCGGTTCGCCGAAGCCGCGGGCTCGGCCCTGCAGCTGGTCGTCAACATCGTCGGGATCGTGCTGGCCGCCATCGCGGTGCTCCTGGCCTCGCGCACGTCCGCGGCACGGCGGCGCGGGACGCGGCGGCTGTCCACCGGCTGA